ACTCATACCAAAGGTGTCTAAGCGGGACTCGTTCACATATGCCCTTCCTTCAATTGTTTCCAAATCCTTTGGGCAGCGATAATTCCCCAAACGATACCGGCCAAAGGAATCACAAGGGTAACGATAAGCACTGAACCAATGTTTAACTCATCTAAGACAATACTTAACACGATCAGTAACAGACCCGCCAAGACCATAGCCAAGCTCATTCTTTTATTAAACACCTGGTTTACTTCCTGGGAACGATGACCCGGCCACCAGGGGATATTGACAGGCAAGTGGCTGCGGTAAAAAAGTAATCCTAACAATACAAAAAACAAACCTATTAATAGATCAACACCGATCCGGAGCCACCATGTGTGTGAATCAGTGCCAGGCATATTCCAATATATGACGTAAGCCTGTATGCTAATAAACATGACTGTTAAAAACACTTTAAGAAAGGCAAATAGGCGGGCCATTTCCTGTTTTTGTTTCCCGGTTAGTCCCCCGCTCTCTCCGCCATTCTGCTGAGCGTCTTCTTCAGAGTCAGTCTGAAAATAATACATCCAAGAAAGCGCCAGCCAGTGCATGAGATTATTAAACAGGACAAGCCCCATGCCCAATACTGGGATAAACCACAGGGTAAAGGATGAGGATTCATAACGAGTAGGCTCACCGGAAGGATTGAAATGAACGGCAATCTTCTCAGGTAACATAGGCCGAAAAAGAACTCCTGTCACCAGTGCAGCCAAAAGAAGCAGATATAACACCACATCCAATGCAGAGATGAGCGGCGGCCGCTCAGGAGCTTGCGTCCTATAATGATTTGTACCCATAACTTGCACTCCTTCTTTAAGGATAAAGGTATACTTTAAACATTTTCCTGACCAGACTTCCTAACCATTCTGCATATCCCTATTATCTGACCAAACTTTATCCGGTAAAATAAAAAAGCAACTGACGCTTGAGGATAAGCCGTTACTTTGATGACTTACTATGTTACTTTTCATGCGATCTTGATCAAGCAATAGAAATTATTTACATAATCCTGGTGAGCCCGGCAGGACTCGAACCTGCATCGACGGCTTAGGAGGCCGCTGCTCTATCCCGTTGAGCTACGGGCTCAATAATTGACCATTAAAATAGCTAACACGAGGTTATTATACCATGCTTAGAGCCTTTTGTCAGCTGGACTTATTGTTCACATTTAAATAAGATGCCAAGGCCTTACAGATTACTTATTCTTTAGATTAAAAATTTCATGCTCAAGCTGGGCAATTTTATAGTCATAAAACTTCAAATCTTCTTTTCTGACCATGTTTTCTTCTATTTGCTTCAGCCTCACTTCCATCCTTGCTGTACGTTCACCAATTTCGAGTACTGCCCGGCGAACATAAGGAAAGTCTTTGACTTTTTCCTCTATATTGGCTACTCTGTTTTCAATTTTGGCAATGTCATCCTTCGTTGCCATGTTGGCGATGTCATCCTTTGTCGCCATGTTGGCGATGTCATCCTTCGTTGCCATGTTGGCAATGTCATCCTTTGTCGCCATGTTGGCGATGTCATCCTTCGTTGCCATATTGGCAATGTCATCCTTCGTTGCCATGTTGGCGATGTCATCCTTTGTCGCCATGTTGGCGATGTCATCCTTCGTTGCCATATTGGCAATGTCATCCTTCGTTGCCATCGCCTTTTTTATGGATTCAATTTCTTGTAAAACCATATCCAATTTATCCATGAGACCAGTCTCCTCATTTCAAAAAGATTAGATTAAGAACAAATGTTCTACATATGTTTAATATAGCAAATAAATAAGAATAATTCAACGAAAATATTAAAAAAATTGCGGTCTACAACTTGTTACTAAACGGGGCTTGAATACACCTAAGGGTATTAAGTGACGTTAAGAAGTTAACACCTTCACTTCTATACGTTTATTGTTCTTGCCTTTGCTTTTCACTTTTGTGATTTGCAGAATGCCTATTTCACCTGTCTCCTTTACGTGTGTTCCTCCGCAGGCCTGCTCATCAATATCACCAATTTTTACTAAGCGAATATCCTGTACTGCTGGAGGCAAGAGACTGACCAGTGTTTTAATTACACCCGGCATTTGTTCAGCTTCTTCCCGGCTGACAACGCGGAATGACACTGGATGATTGGCCTTGATTTGCCGGTTGGTTTCAGCTTCGATCTCCTTGATTTCCTCCTCAGACAGGTCTGACAAGTTGTTGAAGTCAATACGTGCCCGGCGTTCATAAATTTGGTTACCTGTACACAACGATCCATATTTGTTGTACACTACAGCGCCCAGCACATGCAATAAAGTGTGGTGCCGCATCAGGTTGTAACGTCTTTCCCAGTCCAAAACGAGTTGCACTTGATCCTTGGCTAATCGGTTTGCATTTTTAGTATAGTGAACAATTTGCCCATTTTGCTTTTTCACCTTGTACACTTCAAACTCCTGTCCGTTCTGTACAAGAAAACCGGTATCATGCTCTTGACCCCCTCCCCCCGGGTAAAAGATAGTTTGGTCAAGGATCACTTCCTCTCCATTAATTTGAACTACTTGTGCATTACACGATTTCAGATAACTGTTTTCCAGAAACAACGCTATGGTCATGTCATTTCCCTCCTGGCCCAACAATGACTTTTTTAAAAAGATATCTTGTATAATCCAATGTTATCTTTATTTTAAACTTATCATTACCGTATATAAAGAGCGCTCCAATTGATAACTTAGCTTACAGCGAAAAGTAAGCTATAATAAGTGTAGCATAATGCAACAAAAGGTGGTGTAAAAGGTGAAGAAAATAAAAGCATTAGTGATCGCTCCCTATCCGGGATTAAAACAGCTGGCTAACACACTGGCCAAAGAACAAACATTATTTGATATAACAGTAAGGCAAGGAGATTTAGAAGAAGCAATCCCCATTGCCAAACAATTTGAAAAAGAAGGTTATGACCTGATTATCAGCCGCGGCGGAACAGCCCGGTTGTTAAGGGAACATACATCATTGCCGGTCATTGAGATACAGGTATCAGGGTATGATATTCTGCGTACGTTAACCTTGGTTAAGGATTATAATACTGGCTTTCATCTCATAGGATTCCCTAACATTTGCCAGGGATTTGTCTCAGTATCTAATTTGTTACAGATTAACATCCCCCATACCATTATCCATTCCCAGGAAGAGGTAAGACAAGCTGTTCAAACAGCCAAAGCTGGTGGGGCCCGGATCATTATAGGAGACACAATTACGTATAAAACGGCAGAGGAATACGGCCTGCAAGGAATACTGATTACGTCAGGCAAAGAGTCGCTATTAGAGGCATTTGAACAAGCAAGACAAACCTATGATATTATTGAAAACATGACTAAAAAGGTGCAAGCCTATGCACAATTACTGCAAAGGACAAAAGAACCCATTATCATTTATGATCAACAAGGAATCATTCAATTGGCCAACCCATCGTTTAAGAAAATGTTGCCTGCAATTGATGAAGAAGACATGAAAGGTTCTTCTGTTTATACCTATTTGCCGTTTTTAAAGCATATTGATACACATTCAAATCAAAAAACAGAAGCTCAAGAAACTTCACATATGATAACGATTAATGGGCAAATGATTGAAGTTAACAAAGGAAGCTTAGAGTTGGCCCAGGGTAGCAAACAGTACTATTTAAGATTTTCTACTCAGTTAAATCATTCAAATGGGAAGCATGCTATATCCATCATGACAACCACACCCGCCATTAGCTCTTTTTCCCAAATTCTCGGTACCAGCCAAGCCATAAAAAATGTGATTGAACAAGGGCAAAGCCTGGCACAACAAACCGGCCCAATTGCATTGTACGGTGAAAACGGAACAGGAAAGAAAACATTAGCTGGTATTATCCATAGTTCCGGCCTGCAACAAGAGGGAGACTTTTTACTGATCCGCATCAATCATGATTCTCAGGAGGCTATGGAACGTTTAATACAGCTATTAGGCAATATTGACTTGGGAACACTTGCAATACAAGGAATTGAGTGTTTGGCAATCAACAAGCAAGAGAAAATTACAGCGGCGATTGAGACGAAAAAGTGCCAGGTTATTTTTATATTCACCGAAAGTCCACTTGATTTACTTCAAAAGAAAAAATTGTCTCCTGAACTGGCTAAGCAAGTTAAGAAGAGGCAGATCAGATTGCCTTCGCTCAAAGAACACTTGGAAGATTTGAACGAATATATTAGGATGTTTATCGCCCAATATAATGTGAAATTTGGGAAGCAAATTGTAGGTATTCGTGATCAGGCATTAAACCTGCTTTATGAACATTCTTGGCCAGGAAATTTGAGTGAATTAAGCGATGTGATCGCCAAGGCGGTCCATTCAGCCACTGGAGAGTATATCGATCAAAATGACCTTGTCCCTCATCTACAAGCGATTGATCATTGTGGTGATTTAGAAAAAGTGCCCATTGATTTGAATAAGCCATTGGCAGAAATCGAAAAAGATATTATTACGAGAGTATTACAGGAAGAAAATATGAACCAAACCCGAGCCGCTCAGAGACTGGGGATCAATCGAAGCACTTTATGGCGAAAACTAAAATAACGTTGCATATTGCAACGTTATTTTAGTTCTTTTAATTTTTTCATAAAAAACTATTGTTTTATATAACAATTTTTATTAAAATCAAAGTGAAAGCGCTTAGAAAAATAGATATGAGCATAAAATGTTTTATTTTGCAACAAAGCAATTAGTTTAAAGGGGGTAGTCACATGAAGATCAAGGCAACACTTGATCGGATTCCTGGCGGGATGATGGTTGTACCGTTGTTGTTAGCGGCAACCATTAATACCTTTGCACCGGATCTGCTTAGAATTGGAGGCTTTACAGAAGCGCTATTTGTTAATGGTGCAAGCGCTTTAATCGCCCTGTTTTTGCTTTGTGCAGGGGCTCAAATTAACTTAAGAAATATAGGCGTCGCTATTGGAAAAGGCACCACCCTGCTGGTTGTTAAGTGGGTTGTCGGTGCTGCTGTAGGATTACTTGCTTATATCATGGCTGGACCAAATGGTTTGTTTTTGGGCTTGGCGCCTATTGCCATCATTGCCGCTATGACTAACAGCAACGGCGGTCTGTACATGGCCATTGTCGGACAGTACGGTAAAGAAGATGATAAGGCAGCTTACTCTATCTTAGCCCTAAACGACGGACCTTTCCTAACCATGGTGGCGCTGGCCATCTTTGGGGCGATGGGCTTTGTTGACGGCATGTTCCCTGTAACCGCGTTTATCTCTGTCTTACTCCCGGTTGTTGTTGGAATGATCTTAGGTAACTTCGACTCTGAAATGAGGGATTTCTTGGCAAAAGGAAGCGATATGCTGATTCCGTTCTTTGCCTTTGCTTTGGGAATGGGCATTAACTTTGAAGCCATCATCCAGGGTGGTTTGAGCGGTGTCATGTTAGGTGTAGCCACCGTGCTGCTAACTGGAACTGCAGGCTATCTGGTCTTTAAAGCTTTTGGGTGGAATCCTATCGTCGGAGCAGCAGAAGGTTCTACGGCAGGTAATGCAGTGGCCACTCCAGCTGCTATAGCTGCGGCCAATGCATCTTTTGCCAGTGTGGCTGATCTGGCTACGGTCCAGGTGGCAGCCAGCACCGTAACCACAGCCATTTTATTACCCATTTACATTGCCTTCCTGGTTAAACGCTTAGAAAAGAAAAACAAGCTGCAGCAATACTATCAATCAGCAAATTAGTCTGTAAGGCCCAGGTCCATGGCTTGGGCTTTACCCCATTTAATGAGGTGATCCATGCATGAAAATCGCAATCATTGCTGACGATTTAACAGGAGCCAATGATAGCGGGGTTCAACTGGCCCGCTATGGTTTAAAAACATCTGTATTGCTTGATCCCCAGCCGGGGCACTGGGTGAGCAGTGATGCCGTCGTAATAGATACAGACAGCCGTTCAGTTTGTGCAGAAGAAGCTTATCGACGAGTAAAAGCTGCAGCCCAGATGGTTAAAGCATATCATCCGATTATCTATAAAAAAATAGATTCTACGCTGAGAGGGAATATTGGAGCTGAGATAGACGCCGTCTATGATGCCATTCAACCCGCTTTTGTCGTGATCGCTCCCGGCTATCCCCAAAACGGGAGAACCGTGAGCAATGGATATCATTATTTACATGGCACATTATTGCATGAAACTGAGATTTCAAGAGATCCCAAGAGTCCTGTACGGGAATCTTATATCCCCGCCTTACTTGCCAGCCAGACCAAAAGGCCAGTGGGACTGATTACTCGTAAGACCTTGCAACTTGGGTTTGAGGAGTTTAAAAACAAGCTGGATGAATGGCGCTTAAAGGAAACACCTTATATTGTTTTTGACTCTGAAACAGAAGAAGATCTGCAAAATCTGGCACAATATGTGCATGATATAGATGAAGCAGTGGTATGGGTTGGTTCTGCGGGTTTGGCCAATCACTTGCCAGAAATCTATCACTGGCAGAGGCCAAAAAAAGAGATCATGATCCCGGAAAATCAAGATCCCGTGTTATTTGTCGTGGGAAGTGTCAGCCAAGTTTCAAGAAAACAGTTAGACCGCGCTTTAGCCTTGTCTGACGTCAAGGGAATACAACTTCATTCTTTACAACTGGTGAGAGGAAATAAATGCCGTTCGGAGGAAACCGAAAGAGCCCTGCAGCAAGCCAAGCAGTGGGCTGAACAGGGATATCATATCGCCCTCTATTCCTCTGCCTCTCCCCATGAGGTGAAACAAGCACAAGAAGAAGGTAAAACAAGAGGATTAACCCCTGCGGACGTCGGCAATCTGATCAGTGAAAGCCTGGGAATGGTTGCCTCTAAGCTGATCCAATTAGGTTACTTTAAGGGCATGTTGCTGACAGGTGGAGATACGGCCAGACAAGTATGTAACAATCTTGGCGTCAAGGGATTCGAATTGCTGGATGAACTGGAAACCGGAGTGCCAATAGGTACATTAATCAATGGTCTAAACCAGTATGTGATCACAAAAGCGGGGGCCTTTGGTTCTGAACATACTTTTATTCGTGCAATCAAACGATTACAAGGAGTAGATGCAAAATGAAACCTGTGATAGGCATTACCATGGGGGACGCTGCCGGCATAGGACCGGAAATTATTGTTAAAGCGCTGAAAGATGTATCAATCTATGAGCAATGTCAACCTGTTGTGATTGGGGATGCCAAAATTTTAGAAAGGGCCAATCAAATCACAAACTCGGGATTAACGATTAGACCGATCTCAAACCTCCAGGAAGCAGCCTGCCGTTATGGTACCATTGATTGCATTGATTTGGATTTACTTCCACCCGACTTACCTTTTGGCAAGGTATCTGCAGCAGCTGGCGACGCAGCTTTTCAATATGTCAGTCATGCCATCGAGCTGGCCAAAAAAGGTGAGATTCAGGCGATCTGCACCGCTCCCCTCAATAAAGAGGCACTGCATAAAGGAGGGCACATGTACCCGGGCCATACAGAAATATTGGCTGATTTAACAGGCACCGAAGATTATGCCATGATGCTCTCATCACCAAAGCTTAAAGTGATTCACATCACCACGCATGTGGGCTTAATTAAAGCCATTGAAATGATCAATCCAGAGCGGACATATAAGGTCATTAAATTGGCACATGAAACCCTGACAAAGGCAGGAAAAGAATATCCAAGCATTGCTGTCTGCGGAATCAATCCTCATGCCGGTGAAAATGGCTTGTTTGGTAATGGTGAGGAAGAAGAAAAACTACTGCCTGGTATCCGCAAGGCCCAATCAGAAGGAATCAATGTATCTGGCCCGCATCCGGCGGATACACTCTTCTTCCGTGCAGGACGTGGTGATTTTGATATTGTGGTTGCCTGTTATCACGATCAAGGACACGGGCCTATAAAAGTACTTGGTCTGGAAGCAGGTGTTAATATTACTGTTGGATTAAAAGGGGGCATTATCCGTACATCTGTTGATCATGGGACTGCTTTTGATATTGCAGGGAAAAATATAGCTGATGAACGCAGTATGATTGAAGCTATTCGGGTGGCTGTAGAATTAGCTCCGAAAAGTTAGTTCAAATATGAGACAGAATATGTACGTAACGCCTTAAGGAAATTGATCGTCCAGGATCTCATGGATATTGTTCTAGACCGATGCCATTTGGTCGGGCGGCATGCCGCAAAATTGGTATCTTGGCATCGGTCTTTGGAAAAGTTCGCATTCCCCATTTTCACAAGTTGAACTTTGTTCACTTACCAGAATGGCCAGGCGGTCAAACTCTCTGGCTAACCTACCAGTTCTTGGTACAATTGCTCTTATCCAACGTTAAATTAGCCCTCAAGGCAAGTCCGATAGGTTAGAATACCATTGTCTTCTTCCTCTAAAATGTCTCCCCGTTCGACTAGGAGATCTAAATGACCTGCCGTCTCAGAAACTGTTAACATGGGCTCCGATTGATATTTAGTCGGAAACAGGGCCTGCACAATTTCAAAACCGCTTTTCGGACCGTCTTGAATAATCTCCTTGATATCCTGGGCCCGTTTTTGTGCATGATTCAGCCGTTCACTGACCAATTGCGGTACATTTTCCACCGGCTCACCATGGCCGGACAGGACGATGTCAATCGGCATATGTGCACATTTTATCAGGTTTTCATGATATTGCATCAGGGGCTTCACTCGTGGTTGATCAGGATCAGCCGGAGGTTCAATCAGGGCGTTAGACGAGATGTGTTTGATGATATGGTCACCACCGATCAACACTTTATCGGAGGCCCGGTAGAAGGAAATGTGGCTTTGGGCATGACCTTTCGTTTCGATCACACGCCACCCCGGTAATCCGGGCACACGATCACCTTCAAGCAGCTCCCCATCCAGATCCGTATGGCAGGAATACTTATCCATCATTTTGAGAGCTAGATAGACCCCACCTCTCAATTCAGCTGGTACGCCGAAACGCTCTAAAAAGGTGGTGTAAAAGCGAAGGTACCAGTCCGCAAACTTCTTATCTTGACGCAGCCAGACACGGCAGTTGGGGTGGCCATAGACAGGCACCGGATTGTCCAGCAAAATGCGGTCTAATAAACCGACATGATCCACATGATGGTGGGTTAAGACAATTTGTTCAAGATCATGGATGCTGTACCCTCTTGTGGACAGCTCCTGCTTTAACAGATCAAAATTTTCGGCAGTATTGGGTCCGGTATCAATCAAAGTCAGCTTTTCGCCTTGAACCAGATATACATTGACCGGTCCAACAGGAAAAGGCGTTGGCAGCTCAATTCTCTCCACCCCATCCACTTTCTTTTTTGTTACAGGTTTCATGTTATAACCTCCTAGATATGAATGACTACTCACTCAGAATTAATTCGAAATATTTTTTAAAAAATCCTGCCCAAAAATATACATCATCACTCGTATACATTCACCGGCGGCTGACAACTTGCACTTGTTTCCTACTATTGTTCGTAATTTGAAAGCGGAGTTGAAAAACTGCCCGGGGTTTATCTCCAAAAGTTGGAATAACCGTCGTTCGAACATCAAACCTGCTTTGGCTCTCAATATGCCCCCGTCGTCTCCTTGCTTTATTTTTTCTACATACTCTTACATGCGAGAAGCAATCCACTGATAAAAAAGATGATTGAACTAATATAAAAAATAATATAAACGGTGAAATAATCTGATAAAAATCCACCGAGTATGATGGCAAAAGCAGAGAAGATAGATGTCCAAAAATGATAATGGCCTATTTTCATTCCTCTTTCCAGGCCGTCCGTCAATTCTGCTAAGAGTATTTTTTCTCCATGTTTTTGCAGCGCCCCAAACAATCCAAGAATAACTTGGATGAAGTATACTTGGAAGACACTATTGATATGTGGAAAAAATAATAGGACAGCTGCTATTCCCCAAGCATTGATGATTAACAAGTAATAATGATTGACTCTCCTGGACAAGCGGCCTATTACTGGATGAATCAGAGCCGCGCTTAAGCCAAATATGCCATAGGCTAACCCAAATTGAGCATAGCTTGTGCCAACATTTTTGATAAACAGGATGTAAAAGGGGAAAATGAGGCTGCTGGCAAAGAAAACACTGCTTTGAGTAATGATTAACCATTTGAGTTTAATTGTTTCCATCTATTTATACCCTTCGTAAAAAAAGTTAGTAAACAGCTCATCTGGATCATATCTGAGTTTCTTTTGAAAAAATTCATCTGTTCTAGGGTACGCTTTAAGCATTTGTTCCTTTGTAGGGTAAGGCATGTAAGGAAGATAATAGCTGCCATGATGATCAAGCGTGATATCTATCATTTTCTGTATTACCCTAGTGGCTTCCTCCTGTTCCTTACCCGATAAACCATGATTAATCAGCAGCACAAGGGCAAACATATCATCCTTAGCGTAGGACAACACAGCCTCTTCATTTTTTTGGACATAGCGTATGGTGATGTTAACTACATTTAAATCTTCTTCACTAAGAAGCTCCCTTAAAGCATCTATATAAGCTGGAAATTGATTAATGGGAATGAAATATTCTTGCAGGACATCGGTCTTGCTTTGATGTTCATATTCTAAAAACTTTGATTCTGAACGCATCACATTATTTCGAGTCACCAAAGAACCATTGGTACTCATAAAATAGCTTTTTTGCATATCCCAGAATATATTTTTTCCCCAATCAAACTTCCGGGATAAACCCAGCATCAATTTAGTGATCCAGGTATGTTGATCCTCTTTAAGCTGATTATATTCACCTAGCTTTTTTTGGATTTCTTCAGAGGCTAAAACATAATCCGTTACATACATCTCCGTTAAGAACGAATCAGGGGCTGTAGAAATTCTCGCCAGGTGCATGCGCACATCAGGATTATCTTTGACTTCTTCTTTAAAGTATTGGGCATACTCCTTATAATCCATGACTTTTGTTTGCATCTCATAAAGTTCATCATTGGTCAGTTCTATATCTACATCTAAAATCACCCCAAACAGCCCGTATCCGCCTATCACAAGAGGGAATAACTCTTTATTCTCTTCACGACTTACCTGAATAATTTCTCCTTCAGCATTGATCAGCCTAAAGGATGTAATGGTATCAATAAGAGAGCCATAACGAATGTCTCGTCCATGGGCATTAGCACTCATCGACCCGCCAATGGTAAATATATTTTGTGATTGCATGACTTTTACGGCTAAACCGTAGGGATTAATGACCTGTTGAATATCATCCCAGGTCGCACCGCTCTGAACTCTAATCGTCTTCTTCTCCTGATTAAAATCCAGTATTCTATTATACTCCGTCATATCTAGCACAACTGCATCCTTATAGTAGGTATGCCCACCCATACTATGTCGTTGTCCTGCTATTGATATTTTCAAACCTTTTTGTTTAGCTTCTTGAATGACTTGAAGTATAGCTTCTTCTTCCTTCTCCTTCACGATCTTCATCACTTTAACTGGCATTAATCTGCTTACATCTGTCATGATTAGCTCGTCCTGTTCTCTATGTCCATTAATGGAAAGTATAAAAAATAATATGTAGACACTCGTACATAATAAAAGGACCAGCTTCAATTTCTTGGATATCACTATTTTCGAACTCCTTATGACATCGACTGATGCACACACTTATCAGCCACAGTATCAATTACTTGTTCACCATGTACAGAGTGTGTGGTTTATATATTGGTCTTGAAAACATTATAATATACTTATTTATCTTATTCTGTTAACACCCCTGTTTCTTTATAGTATTTTTCAGCTCCTGGATGAAGCGGAATGCCAGCTAAGTCTGTTGTTGCTTGGTTAATATCAAACTGTTCTACAATTGGATGGGCTGATTCTAGTTTTTCTACGTTTTCCCACATCGTTTTCACTAAATTGTATATCACTTCCTCATCAACTGAGGCATCGGCAATCAGCATCATTTTAATGGCCAAGGTTTCTACATCTTCATCTTGGTTGTCATAGGTTCCAGCCGGAATCACGAAATCTGAGTACCAGGGGTATTTTTCCATTAATGAGGCCCGTATCTCAGGATCAATACCAATTAATTTTCCTCCGGCGGTGGACGTCATTTCGGTCACGGCTGCTGTAGGGAGACCAGCCTGAATTAATGCCCCATCAATCTGATTATTTCTCATCAGATCAATTGCTTCCGTAAAACCTACAAAATTGGCCTGGATGTCATCCGGGTAGTTTAATCCATATTCAGTGAGAATAATGCTGGATTCGACTTCAGGCGTGCTTCCGCTGGCACCTGGCGCAAAGCGTTTCCCTTTAATGTCAGCTATTGATCCGATCCCCGCCTCTGCACGGACAACAAATTGGTTCGGGTTATAATATAATCCAGCTATGATTCTCACGTCATCATATTGTCTTCCTTCAAATGAACGTTCACCATGGTAGGCTTCCCAAATAATCCCCACTGTGGCAAACGAGATATCTGCTTCCCCATCTTTCAGCAGGTTTAGATTATGTACCCCACCATTAGATGCTTGGGCACTCACTTGATAGCCCAATTCTTCATGCCATAAATTGGCCATGGCTGAACCTAGAGGGTAAATGGTACCCGTTGTGGAAGCTGTCGGAAATTGCAAACTCACTGATGAACCATCGCTTCCGGTTTCCGAATCTCCACATCC
The DNA window shown above is from Caldalkalibacillus uzonensis and carries:
- a CDS encoding DUF1648 domain-containing protein, which encodes MGTNHYRTQAPERPPLISALDVVLYLLLLAALVTGVLFRPMLPEKIAVHFNPSGEPTRYESSSFTLWFIPVLGMGLVLFNNLMHWLALSWMYYFQTDSEEDAQQNGGESGGLTGKQKQEMARLFAFLKVFLTVMFISIQAYVIYWNMPGTDSHTWWLRIGVDLLIGLFFVLLGLLFYRSHLPVNIPWWPGHRSQEVNQVFNKRMSLAMVLAGLLLIVLSIVLDELNIGSVLIVTLVIPLAGIVWGIIAAQRIWKQLKEGHM
- a CDS encoding alanyl-tRNA editing protein translates to MTIALFLENSYLKSCNAQVVQINGEEVILDQTIFYPGGGGQEHDTGFLVQNGQEFEVYKVKKQNGQIVHYTKNANRLAKDQVQLVLDWERRYNLMRHHTLLHVLGAVVYNKYGSLCTGNQIYERRARIDFNNLSDLSEEEIKEIEAETNRQIKANHPVSFRVVSREEAEQMPGVIKTLVSLLPPAVQDIRLVKIGDIDEQACGGTHVKETGEIGILQITKVKSKGKNNKRIEVKVLTS
- a CDS encoding sigma-54-dependent Fis family transcriptional regulator, giving the protein MKKIKALVIAPYPGLKQLANTLAKEQTLFDITVRQGDLEEAIPIAKQFEKEGYDLIISRGGTARLLREHTSLPVIEIQVSGYDILRTLTLVKDYNTGFHLIGFPNICQGFVSVSNLLQINIPHTIIHSQEEVRQAVQTAKAGGARIIIGDTITYKTAEEYGLQGILITSGKESLLEAFEQARQTYDIIENMTKKVQAYAQLLQRTKEPIIIYDQQGIIQLANPSFKKMLPAIDEEDMKGSSVYTYLPFLKHIDTHSNQKTEAQETSHMITINGQMIEVNKGSLELAQGSKQYYLRFSTQLNHSNGKHAISIMTTTPAISSFSQILGTSQAIKNVIEQGQSLAQQTGPIALYGENGTGKKTLAGIIHSSGLQQEGDFLLIRINHDSQEAMERLIQLLGNIDLGTLAIQGIECLAINKQEKITAAIETKKCQVIFIFTESPLDLLQKKKLSPELAKQVKKRQIRLPSLKEHLEDLNEYIRMFIAQYNVKFGKQIVGIRDQALNLLYEHSWPGNLSELSDVIAKAVHSATGEYIDQNDLVPHLQAIDHCGDLEKVPIDLNKPLAEIEKDIITRVLQEENMNQTRAAQRLGINRSTLWRKLK
- a CDS encoding 2-keto-3-deoxygluconate permease; the protein is MKIKATLDRIPGGMMVVPLLLAATINTFAPDLLRIGGFTEALFVNGASALIALFLLCAGAQINLRNIGVAIGKGTTLLVVKWVVGAAVGLLAYIMAGPNGLFLGLAPIAIIAAMTNSNGGLYMAIVGQYGKEDDKAAYSILALNDGPFLTMVALAIFGAMGFVDGMFPVTAFISVLLPVVVGMILGNFDSEMRDFLAKGSDMLIPFFAFALGMGINFEAIIQGGLSGVMLGVATVLLTGTAGYLVFKAFGWNPIVGAAEGSTAGNAVATPAAIAAANASFASVADLATVQVAASTVTTAILLPIYIAFLVKRLEKKNKLQQYYQSAN
- a CDS encoding four-carbon acid sugar kinase family protein, whose translation is MKIAIIADDLTGANDSGVQLARYGLKTSVLLDPQPGHWVSSDAVVIDTDSRSVCAEEAYRRVKAAAQMVKAYHPIIYKKIDSTLRGNIGAEIDAVYDAIQPAFVVIAPGYPQNGRTVSNGYHYLHGTLLHETEISRDPKSPVRESYIPALLASQTKRPVGLITRKTLQLGFEEFKNKLDEWRLKETPYIVFDSETEEDLQNLAQYVHDIDEAVVWVGSAGLANHLPEIYHWQRPKKEIMIPENQDPVLFVVGSVSQVSRKQLDRALALSDVKGIQLHSLQLVRGNKCRSEETERALQQAKQWAEQGYHIALYSSASPHEVKQAQEEGKTRGLTPADVGNLISESLGMVASKLIQLGYFKGMLLTGGDTARQVCNNLGVKGFELLDELETGVPIGTLINGLNQYVITKAGAFGSEHTFIRAIKRLQGVDAK
- the pdxA gene encoding 4-hydroxythreonine-4-phosphate dehydrogenase PdxA, which translates into the protein MKPVIGITMGDAAGIGPEIIVKALKDVSIYEQCQPVVIGDAKILERANQITNSGLTIRPISNLQEAACRYGTIDCIDLDLLPPDLPFGKVSAAAGDAAFQYVSHAIELAKKGEIQAICTAPLNKEALHKGGHMYPGHTEILADLTGTEDYAMMLSSPKLKVIHITTHVGLIKAIEMINPERTYKVIKLAHETLTKAGKEYPSIAVCGINPHAGENGLFGNGEEEEKLLPGIRKAQSEGINVSGPHPADTLFFRAGRGDFDIVVACYHDQGHGPIKVLGLEAGVNITVGLKGGIIRTSVDHGTAFDIAGKNIADERSMIEAIRVAVELAPKS
- a CDS encoding MBL fold metallo-hydrolase, translated to MKPVTKKKVDGVERIELPTPFPVGPVNVYLVQGEKLTLIDTGPNTAENFDLLKQELSTRGYSIHDLEQIVLTHHHVDHVGLLDRILLDNPVPVYGHPNCRVWLRQDKKFADWYLRFYTTFLERFGVPAELRGGVYLALKMMDKYSCHTDLDGELLEGDRVPGLPGWRVIETKGHAQSHISFYRASDKVLIGGDHIIKHISSNALIEPPADPDQPRVKPLMQYHENLIKCAHMPIDIVLSGHGEPVENVPQLVSERLNHAQKRAQDIKEIIQDGPKSGFEIVQALFPTKYQSEPMLTVSETAGHLDLLVERGDILEEEDNGILTYRTCLEG
- a CDS encoding MFS transporter, which codes for METIKLKWLIITQSSVFFASSLIFPFYILFIKNVGTSYAQFGLAYGIFGLSAALIHPVIGRLSRRVNHYYLLIINAWGIAAVLLFFPHINSVFQVYFIQVILGLFGALQKHGEKILLAELTDGLERGMKIGHYHFWTSIFSAFAIILGGFLSDYFTVYIIFYISSIIFFISGLLLACKSM